In one window of Oryza sativa Japonica Group chromosome 9, ASM3414082v1 DNA:
- the LOC4347476 gene encoding uncharacterized protein has protein sequence MDSAATVAAARLLGPPVIRAARPPHDAADAASHPFLQLLDANFNPPPPGPPAAFGSKTKATPRKARTENDSATYANSGNPCLDLFFQVVPDTPADRVRGLVAAAWAHDPLTALKLVCNLRGVRGTGKSNKEGFYAAALWMHEHHPRTLACNVAALAEFGYLKDFPELLFRLIHGNDVRKLGKAKAAAHKMRKAREKKAATLAGRKRSRGYGGGSILDAMTPSKPLLSDFVSAELSKSKTKSKSKVKPETSSSNPGAAMEIEKPQEAAQPVAMEVDGKPEKEKGVGGKPENKEVSKKARKAGKFAVQSLERYYGDRAYRFLFDCVAEFFAELLASDLEQLAPGGKRRKIGLAAKWCPTPGSSFDRTTLLCEAIARRLFPRDSSPDYAQLSDEHYAYSVLRRLRREALVPLRDVLQLPEVYMSARRWSELPYTRVASVAMRRYKALFKKHDEDRFAQYLAAVEEGKAKIAAGALLPHEIASAAMRGEEDDVSELQWRRMVDDLRAKGSLRNCISVCDVSGSMSGTPMDVCVALGVLTSELSEEPWAGRVITFSARPQLHMIKGKTLAEKLRFVQRMDWCMNTNFQAVFDQILRTAVDGRLPPEKMIRTVFVFSDMEFDEASTNHWETDYETICRKFGSAGYGDAVPQIVFWNLRDSTSTPVTSTQPGVAMVSGFSKNLLKIFLQNDGVVNPEAVMAAAIAGEEYQKLVVFD, from the coding sequence ATGGattccgccgccaccgtcgccgccgcccgcctcctcggCCCTCCGGTGATCCgagccgcgcggccgccgcacgatgccgccgacgccgcctcccaCCCCTTCCTCCAGCTACTCGACGCCAACTTCAACCCCCCTCCTCCTGGTCCTCCCGCTGCCTTCGGATCGAAGACGAAGGCGACGCCGCGGAAGGCCCGCACCGAGAACGACTCCGCCACCTACGCCAACTCTGGCAACCCCTGCCTCGACCTCTTCTTCCAGGTCGTCCCCGACACGCCCGCCGACCGcgtccgcggcctcgtcgccgccgcgtgggCGCACGACCCGCTCACCGCGCTCAAGCTCGTCTGCAACCTCCGCGGCGTGCGCGGCACCGGCAAGTCCAACAAGGAGGGGTTCTACGCCGCCGCGCTGTGGATGCACGAGCACCACCCGAGGACGCTCGCCTGCaacgtcgccgccctcgccgagtTCGGCTACCTCAAGGACTTCCCCGAGCTGCTGTTCCGCCTGATCCACGGCAACGACGTCCGCAAGCTCGGCAAGGCCAAGGCGGCCGCCCACAAGATGCGCAAGGCCAGGGAGAAGAAGGCTGCCACACTGGCCGGCCGAAAGCGCAGCCGAGGCTACGGTGGCGGCAGCATCCTCGACGCCATGACGCCGTCCAAGCCGCTGCTCTCCGATTTTGTCTCCGCCGAGCTCTCCAAATCCAAAAccaagagcaagagcaaggtCAAGCCCGAGACAAGCAGCAGCAATCCCGGCGCGGCGATGGAGATCGAGAAGCCTCAAGAGGCGGCGCAGCCCGTCGCCATGGAGGTGGACGGGAAgccggagaaggagaagggggTGGGCGGGAAGCCGGAGAATAAGGAGGTCTCGAAGAAGGCGCGGAAGGCGGGCAAGTTCGCCGTGCAGTCGCTGGAGAGGTACTACGGCGACCGCGCCTACCGCTTCCTGTTCGACTGCGTCGCCGAGTTCTTCGCCGAACTCCTCGCCTCCGACCTCGAGCAGCTGGCCCCCGGCGGCAAGCGGAGGAAGATCGGACTCGCCGCCAAGTGGTGCCCCACGCCGGGATCGTCGTTTGACAGGACGACGCTGCTCTGCGAGGCCATCGCCCGCCGCCTCTTCCCGCGCGACTCCAGCCCAGACTACGCCCAGCTCTCGGACGAGCACTACGCCTACagcgtcctccgccgcctccgccgggaAGCGCTGGTGCCGCTGCGCGACGTTCTCCAGCTCCCCGAGGTGTACATGAGCGCCCGGCGATGGTCCGAGCTGCCCTACACCCGCGTCGCCTCCGTGGCCATGAGGCGCTACAAGGCCCTGTTCAAGAAGCACGACGAGGACCGCTTCGCCCagtacctcgccgccgtcgaggaggGCAAGGCCAAGATCGcggcgggcgcgctcctgccgCACGAGATCGCGTCCGCCGCCatgcgcggcgaggaggacgacgtgTCCGAGCTGCAGTGGCGCCGCATGGTGGACGACCTCCGCGCCAAGGGCTCCCTGCGCAACTGCATCTCCGTGTGCGACGTGTCCGGGAGCATGTCCGGCACGCCGATGGACGTGTGCGTGGCGCTCGGCGTGCTCACGTCGGAGCTCAGCGAGGAGCCGTGGGCGGGGAGGGTGATCACCTTCAGCGCGAGGCCCCAGCTCCACATGATCAAGGGCAAGACCCTCGCCGAGAAGCTGCGGTTCGTGCAGAGGATGGACTGGTGCATGAACACCAACTTCCAGGCGGTGTTCGACCAGATCCTCCGCACGGCCGTCGACGGCAGGCTGCCGCCGGAGAAGATGATCAGGACCGTGTTCGTGTTCAGCGACATGGAGTTCGACGAGGCGTCGACCAACCACTGGGAGACCGACTACGAGACCATCTGCAGGAAGTTCGGGAGCGCCGGCTACGGCGACGCGGTGCCGCAGATCGTGTTCTGGAACCTTCGCGACTCCACGTCGACGCCGGTGACGTCGACGCAGCCCGGGGTGGCCATGGTGAGCGGCTTCTCCAAGAACCTCCTCAAGATCTTCTTGCAGAACGATGGCGTGGTGAACCCGGAGGCGGTcatggccgccgccatcgccggggAGGAGTACCAGAAGCTCGTGGTGTTTGATTAG
- the LOC4347475 gene encoding uncharacterized protein encodes MVANPILLLGPPIAVPDGGGAAAAVQVTWLSGRPLTSGDPCLDFFFQIVPGDTEVARVGDLLDAAWVRDPLTALKLVCHLRAVRGLGKADREGFYAAALWMHDHHPRTLAANLAAFAEFGCFKDLLEIVYRVLHGPRDEHKEEEEEGDDQTESEDGRRRRPRLRFKRRCIDHAEAAKARLQKEAQLAQSVLSRYGSDVSFRFLYDGVADTFAELLKSDVEHMRAGENAKIGLAAKWCPSLRSSYDRATLLCEAIARRMFPRESSQEYLFLSDEHYAYRVRNRLRREVLVPLRKVLELPEVYMTAGKWEQMPYARVPSVAMRQYKGAFEKHDKSGVAGFLDEVRTGHARLHVGAAMPHELVAAALKGEHDEAAELQWRRMVSALAAGGRLSNCIAVCGLSSGGDVAKPPGAAAVALGLLISELSQDPWKGRVITFDATQQLHKVCGATLVEKLRSLAAPVRAAPKGSSLNLQGVFDRILTVATYGGLAKDMMVRRVFVLSDMELNASAWRVQDELKTIRSKFTAEGFTAPEVVFWNVGAPASAPVVATEANAAVVSGYSKNLVRLFLEWDGQLTPAAVMADAISGPEYDSLEVVD; translated from the coding sequence atggttgCGAaccccatcctcctcctcgggcCTCCGATCGCCGTCCCAGATGGAGGCGGCGCAGCCGCCGCGGTCCAGGTGACGTGGCTCTCCGGGCGGCCGCTCACCTCGGGCGACCCCTGCCTCGACTTCTTCTTCCAGATCGTCCCCGGCGACACCGAGGTCGCCAGGGTCGGCGATCTCCTCGACGCCGCGTGGGTGCGCGACCCGCTCACGGCGCTCAAGCTCGTGTGCCACCTCCGCGCCGTGCGGGGGCTCGGCAAGGCCGACCGGGAGGGATTCTACGCCGCCGCGCTCTGGATGCACGACCACCACCCCCGCACGCTCGCCGCCAacctcgccgccttcgccgaGTTCGGCTGCTTCAAGGACCTCCTCGAGATCGTCTACCGCGTCCTCCACGGGCCCCGCGACGAacacaaggaggaggaggaggagggcgatgacCAGACCGAGTCCGaggatggccgccgccgccgcccccgcctccgctTCAAGCGCCGCTGCATCGACCATGCcgaggcggcgaaggccaggCTGCAGAAGGAGGCGCAGCTCGCGCAGTCCGTGCTCTCGCGGTACGGCTCGGACGTCAGCTTCCGCTTCCTCTACGACGGCGTCGCCGACACGTTCGCCGAGCTGCTCAAGTCCGACGTCGAGCACATGCGCGCCGGCGAGAACGCCAAGATCGGGCTCGCGGCCAAGTGGTGCCCGTCTCTCCGCTCGTCGTACGACCGGGCGACCCTGCTCTGCGAGGCCATCGCCCGCCGCATGTTCCCGCGCGAGTCGAGCCAGGAGTACCTCTTCCTCTCCGACGAGCACTACGCCTACCGCGTCCGCAACCGGCTCCGGCGCGAGGTGCTCGTGCCCCTGCGCAAGGTCCTCGAGCTCCCGGAGGTGTACATGACCGCGGGCAAGTGGGAACAGATGCCCTACGCGCGCGTGCCGTCCGTGGCGATGCGGCAGTACAAGGGGGCGTTCGAGAAGCACGACAAGTCGGGCGTCGCAGGCTTCCTGGACGAGGTGCGCACCGGGCACGCGCGGctgcatgtcggcgccgcaatGCCGCACGAGCTGGTGGCCGCTGCACTCAAGGGCGAGCACGACGAGGCCGCCGAGCTCCAGTGGCGCCGCATGGTGTCCGcgctggcggcgggcgggcggctgAGCAACTGCATCGCGGTGTGCGGGCTGTCGTCGGGAGGCGACGTGGCGAAGCCAccgggcgcggcggccgtcgcGCTGGGGCTGCTGATCTCGGAGCTGAGCCAGGATCCATGGAAGGGGCGGGTGATCACCTTCGACGCGACGCAGCAGCTGCACAAGGTGTGCGGCGCGACGCTGGTGGAGAAGCTCCGGTCGCTGGCGGCGCCCGTGCGCGCCGCCCCCAAGGGCAGCAGCCTGAACCTGCAGGGCGTGTTCGACCGCATCCTGACCGTCGCGACCTACGGCGGGCTGGCCAAGGACATGATGGTGAGGAGGGTGTTCGTGCTGAGCGACATGGAGCTGAACGCCAGCGCGTGGCGGGTGCAGGACGAGCTGAAAACCATCAGGTCCAAGTTCACGGCGGAGGGGTTCACGGCGCCGGAGGTGGTGTTCTGGAACGTGggcgcgccggcgtcggcgccggtggtggcTACCGAGGCGAACGCGGCGGTGGTGAGCGGCTACTCCAAGAACCTGGTGAGGCTCTTCCTGGAGTGGGACGGCCAACTCACGCCGGCCGCCGTCATGGCTGATGCCATCTCCGGCCCGGAGTACGACTCGCTCGAGGTGGTGGACTGA